From one Gracilinanus agilis isolate LMUSP501 chromosome 5, AgileGrace, whole genome shotgun sequence genomic stretch:
- the TAS2R38 gene encoding taste receptor type 2 member 38, giving the protein MAPLALAITVSYEAKWVYFFLSILELAIGILSNGFIVLVNVWDLVRRHRLSKFDSVLLCLGTSRIFLQILLFMDAVHLTHFQVMRDPLSIKYKTILLFWMLVNQTSLWLATWLSILYCAKIARVSHAFLIWLKGWLLMAIPQLLLGSMTFPWVSVIPCMWKHFSLSSSNSTVSFSGNITENSIKERFTFFYFFLLCNLGNIFPFLLFLASSTILIISLGRHMKTMTAQKTGSGDPSLEAHIIALRSLISFLFLYVIGFVASLAAVPFTLLISSKIGVMVCVGIMITSPSVHSIILILSNNKLKRVLKSILYWLRYFLKACVV; this is encoded by the coding sequence ATGGCCCCTCTGGCCCTAGCCATCACAGTGTCCTATGAAGCCAAGTGGGtatatttcttcctctccatCCTGGAGCTGGCAATCGGGATCCTTAGCAATGGTTTCATTGTGTTGGTGAATGTCTGGGATCTAGTAAGGAGGCACCGGCTGTCCAAATTTGACTCTGTGCTGCTATGCCTTGGCACCTCTCGGATCTTCCTACAGATTTTGCTTTTTATGGATGCTGTTCACCTCACCCATTTTCAAGTGATGAGGGACCCACTGAGCATCAAGTACAAAACCATCCTCTTATTTTGGATGCTTGTCAACCAAACCAGCCTCTGGCTTGCCACCTGGCTTAGCATTCTCTACTGTGCCAAGATTGCCCGAGTCTCTCATGCCTTTCTAATATGGCTTAAAGGCTGGCTCCTCATGGCCATCCCCCAGCTGTTACTAGGTTCCATGACTTTCCCTTGGGTCAGCGTCATTCCTTGTATGTGGAAACATTTCAGTTTATCCTCATCCAACTCTACAGTTTCATTCTCTGGGAACATCACAGAGAATAGCATAAAGGAGAGAttcacttttttctatttctttcttctttgcaatTTGGGCAACATCTTTCCCTTCCTGCTCTTCCTGGCATCTTCTACCATCCTTATCATCTCCCTGGGAAGACACATGAAGACAATGACAGCTCAGAAGACTGGCTCTGGAGACCCCAGCCTGGAGGCTCACATCATTGCCCTCAGGtccttgatttctttcctttttctctatgtAATAGGATTTGTAGCTTCCCTAGCTGCAGTGCCCTTCACCTTACTTATTTCCAGCAAGATTGGGGTGATGGTATGTGTGGGGATAATGATCACTTCTCCCTCAGTACACTCGATCATTCTGATTCTCAGCAACAACAAGCTGAAAAGAGTTCTCAAAAGCATTTTGTACTGGCTTCGGTACTTTCTAAAGGCATGTGTAGTATAA